In Leptidea sinapis chromosome 18, ilLepSina1.1, whole genome shotgun sequence, a genomic segment contains:
- the LOC126969653 gene encoding oxidized purine nucleoside triphosphate hydrolase-like: protein MVLRKVYTLVFVRKENQILLGYKKRGFGMNKWNGFGGKVEPNECILDAAIRELNEECGLTVETTDLKNLAHLEFTFTGEPVMMDCRVFSTNIFNGTPIETEEMLPRWFQIDQLPFDNMWPDDRIWFPYMLKNKLFYGKFNFNGVDTLLNYKIRELESMEEYYNEKGD, encoded by the coding sequence ATGGTCCTCAGAAAAGTATATACTCTGGTTTTTGTCAGAAAAGAGAACCAAATATTGTTAGGTTACAAGAAAAGAGGATTTGGAATGAATAAATGGAATGGTTTTGGCGGGAAAGTTGAGCCTAATGAATGTATACTAGATGCAGCAATTCGCGAGTTAAACGAAGAATGTGGGCTTACAGTTGAAACTACTGATTTAAAGAATTTGGCACATCTAGAATTTACTTTTACAGGCGAACCGGTAATGATGGATTGTAGGGTTTTTTCAACAAACATATTTAATGGAACACCAATAGAAACTGAGGAAATGTTACCTAGATGGTTTCAAATAGATCAACTACCTTTTGATAATATGTGGCCTGACGATCGGATATGGTTCCCTTATATGTTAAAAAACAAGTTGTTTTATggaaagtttaattttaatggaGTTGATACtctattaaattacaaaattagaGAGTTAGAATCAATGGAGGAGTATTACAATGAAAAAGGAGATTAG